A stretch of DNA from Chloroflexota bacterium:
GCCGACGGCAGCGAGGTACATGAGCCCACGGATATGCTGGGGTTTGAGAAGGCGACCCTGTGGCCTCTGGTGTTCTTCATGATCCTGTTCGGCGTCTATCCCACGCCTATCCTGAACTTCTTCAATGGGGTGACGACGGCGTTGATGAAGGCGCTGTAGGGTTGGAGCCGCAGAGCCTGATAGATTCATGATTGGAGGACGTGCTTTGACCACTGTCGAAACCCTCCGCTATCTGTCGCCCGAATTGATCCTGCTGTTGGTGGCCGCGCTGGTCTTTGCTCTGGATCTGGTTTGGCGCCGCGAGCCAGAGCGTCGGCGTCAGTGGTTGCCAGTGGTGGCGATCGGCGGCCTGCTGGTGGCGTTGATCGCCACGCTCGCCCTGATGCCGGGGAACCCCGATGCGCGCGTGGCCTCCATGATGACCGTGGACGCGTTAGCGCTGTTCTTCAAGGTGATCGCCATCATGGGGGTGGCGCTGGTCCTGCTCAGTGCCCTGGATTACCTGCCGGGGCGTACCCCTTACGTCGGGGAGTTCTACGCGCTGCTCATCATGGCGGGGCTGGCCATCAGCGTGACCGTCAGCGCGAGCGATCTGATCCTCCTGTACCTGGGCGTGGAGTTCCTGAGCATCACCTCCTATATCCTGACGGGGTACTTCAAGCGGGATCTTCGCTCGACGGAGGCCGCGCTGAAATACTTCCTGTACGGGGCGGCGGCTTCGGCTGTGATGCTGTACGGGATGTCGCTCCTCTACGGGGCGACGGGCACGACCGACCTGGCGGGGATCGCGCAGGTCTTCCGCAGCGGCTCGTCGGGGGATATGGCCTTGCTGGGGTTCCCGGCCGTTGTGCTGCTGGTGGTCGGGTTTGCCTTCAAGGCCAGCCTGGTTCCCTTCCACCAGTGGGCCCCCGACGCGTACGAGGGCGCGCCGACGCCGGTGACGGCGTTCCTGTCCACGGCTTCCAAGGCCACCGGGTTCGCCATCATGACCCGGGTGTTGCTGGTCGGCCTGCCTATGTTCCAGCAGCGGGAGTGGGTGCCCGTCCTGGCCGCCCTCTCCATCGTGACCATGACCTTTGGGAACCTGGTGGCCATCCAGCAGAGCAACATCAAGCGGCTGTTGGCCTATTCCAGCATCGCCCAGGCGGGGTACATCCTGATCGGATTGGTCGCGTTGTCGCAGGGCCCCACCTTCAACGGGCTGAACGGGCTGCTCATCTACCTCTTCGCCTATCTGTTCACCAACATCGGGGCCTTCGTCGTCGTCATCGCCGTGGAGAACGCGACCGGCGCCGTTGACCTCCCCGGGTATGCCGGCCTGATCCGGCGGTCGCCGCTGTTGGCCGGGATGTTGCTGGCCTTCCTGTTGTCCCTGGCGGGCATCCCGCCCACGGGGGGATTCCTGGGCAAGTTCTTCGTCTTCGGCGCGGCGATTCGGGCGGGATTCCTCTCCCTGGCCATCGTGGCCATCGTCAATAGCGCCATCGCCGCCTTCTACTACTTAAACGTGGTGCGTTATATGTTCTTCGTGCCGGCGTCGGAGGACCAGTCGGAGCCGATCACGCTGGTGCCGACGATCCAGGCAACCCTGTGGATTTGCGTGGTGATGACGTTCCTGATCGGCATCTTCGCTCAGCCTTTCATCAGCTGGGCGACCCACTCGGCAGCCCTGGTGGCGGCCGTATTTTGATCGACATATTGTTGATGTGGTCTCCCCCGGAAAAACCGTCGTCTCGGATCAAGCCCGGGCTGGGCTCGCAGGGCCGATCGCCCGACGGGAAAGTCGTGGATGTGGGTTGGGCGGGCGCCTTTCGATGGCGAGGGGTCGCCGACGGTTCGCCGCGTGGGATGGCCTGGATCCACAAAGTGCAAATGATCTCTTTATGAGGGAGAGCTCCTTCTTCAGAGGGGGCTTTTCTTTTGTCTGATGCATTTCTCCGTGATCGCCCGTCGGCGATCACAGGAGACGCGATCTGTGAGGGATTGGGGGAGGAGGTCCCATATCCCGATGGAGTGGTGAGGGTGGTTCATGGCCGATTCACGTTCATCCGGTGAGCGTCAACCCTCCTTCTGGCGGGAATATCGCTTTGAGATCCTCTGGTTGATCGCCGTATTGCTCGGCATCTTCCTGCTGGTCGAGCGCATGAACATCCGGGCGGCGCTGCGGCATGGGCTGGTGACGGTCGTGCAGGTGATCCTGGGTGGGGTCTCGCGCACCAGTCAGCTCATCATTGCAGCTATCACCAGCACCACGATCTCTGACGCCATCGGCATGGGGCTGATCGTCATCGCGACGGGGGCCATGCTGTGGCGGCTCCGCTGGCGGGTCATGCACAGCCCGCGGCTGGCCCGCCCGGTCTGCCCGGTCTGCGGCAGCGGGCTGCACCGCATCCATCGTCACCAGACGGACCGGATCATTGCCCTCTTTGTGCCTGTGAAGCGATACCTTTGTAAGAACCCTGAGTGTCGGTGGAGCGGTTTGCGGGTGGGCACCTCGGCTGTTCGTAGCCGCCGGCGCAGGAAACGTTAGGAGGTCTCATGGACGAAGATCGTGGGTGTTTGGGAGGCTTATTCGAGCTCTTTCTGCTGACGGCGGCCTTCGACTGGTTGCAGAGTCGCTATGGGTTTGGTCGTGGCTGTTCCTGCACCGGCTGTGGGTGTGGCCTCTTGCTGCTGATCCTCTTCATCATGCTCTCCTGCGGCGTAATCTTCAACACGGATTGGACCCGCCTGAGCGTGGGTGGGATCTTCTAACCCGTCGGCGGGGGCTTTTCCCCTCCATTTTCGCCGTTTGGTCCGCCGGGCGTCATTCACTCGTCCGGTTTCAGTATTGCACAATCTAAAAAAGTGTGCTATAGTGTATGCGTACCGCACCACTGACTGTCCCGGCTGGGGGGTGTTCACGCGCCTCCCAGCCGGATGCGCGTGGAAGTCGTGAGTCCGCCGGTGAACAGTGGTGGCGGTGGCTCCCCTGCTGGCCACCTACCGCCTCGCACTCATGGTCTGCCCAGGAGGAGATTTCATGATGAGACGCAGGTACACACAAGCGATCATCTCTGCCCTTATCATCGTATTGATGTTGGGGGGAGGTCTGGCCAGCTCCATGCCTCGGGCGAGCACGCCTGTGGAGCTGCTCAAGAACGGGAGCTTTGAGGAGGGCTTCGTCTACCAGGACGGCTGCGGGATGGTCGGCGTGAACTGGGGATGCTTCCAAAACGGCGGCACCGCCCATTACGGGTTCTACGACGACCAGTGGGATCCAGTCGTCTATGACGGCGAGCACTCTCAGCTCATCGGGATCGATACGAAGAAGGTCGGCGGAGATCCCGATCGCTACGCCGGCATCTACCAGACGGTGAGCGTGGTTCCCGGGGAGACTTATCATTTCTCCATACGCGGCATGATCCGAGCGGATGATCAGGATAGCGATCCCTGGCGTTACCGCGTTCAGGTCGGCTTCGATCACACCGGCGGCAGCGATTGGACCGCGGTGACCAACTGGATCGAGCTGCCGTGGGACACCTACTATCCCCGCACGGCCCCGGGCGACTTCAGCCAGTACGAGACCAATGTCGTCGCTCAAGGATCCAAGCTCACGGTCTTCGTCCGGGTGTGGAAGAAGTGGGGGGACTGGTACCGGGAGCTGAACG
This window harbors:
- a CDS encoding NADH-quinone oxidoreductase subunit N, which produces MTTVETLRYLSPELILLLVAALVFALDLVWRREPERRRQWLPVVAIGGLLVALIATLALMPGNPDARVASMMTVDALALFFKVIAIMGVALVLLSALDYLPGRTPYVGEFYALLIMAGLAISVTVSASDLILLYLGVEFLSITSYILTGYFKRDLRSTEAALKYFLYGAAASAVMLYGMSLLYGATGTTDLAGIAQVFRSGSSGDMALLGFPAVVLLVVGFAFKASLVPFHQWAPDAYEGAPTPVTAFLSTASKATGFAIMTRVLLVGLPMFQQREWVPVLAALSIVTMTFGNLVAIQQSNIKRLLAYSSIAQAGYILIGLVALSQGPTFNGLNGLLIYLFAYLFTNIGAFVVVIAVENATGAVDLPGYAGLIRRSPLLAGMLLAFLLSLAGIPPTGGFLGKFFVFGAAIRAGFLSLAIVAIVNSAIAAFYYLNVVRYMFFVPASEDQSEPITLVPTIQATLWICVVMTFLIGIFAQPFISWATHSAALVAAVF